A genomic segment from Chitinophaga flava encodes:
- a CDS encoding RagB/SusD family nutrient uptake outer membrane protein has product MAYIKNKLIPAVAGLILIVAASCNKIIDTPDVTNPNGAELSTVLTNASRTQLQQLATGTFSAMRTGYNTNPGNGTSSYESYCKVTGTLGREVYVINSSETRWVNELAGLNGALDPGAFYNGYYFSFSNARQTAAIFQLSALNTNAINSQEKSGILGFTNTVIAFEMLHILNMQGKNGIRVDMRDYLNPGPFVPYDSGLAVIRGLLDTASAQLQAAGSAFMFTCPPGFSGFDQPSTFLQFNRAIAARVALYQRDWQKALSALNASYFDINGALSTGPVFNWGVAPDLLNPLYQPLGNAISVVANNAFVAEAEPGDARLNKVVQRSSALNLVGISGNYDVNLYSTNLTPVSIIRNEELILIYAECMIQLGQNSNAVQALNIIRTKAGHLGNYAGQQTKDALIDELLKQRRYSLFYEGHRWIDMRRYGRLTQLPIDQPGQTIFDAMPRPLAELNWGK; this is encoded by the coding sequence ATGGCATACATTAAAAATAAATTGATCCCCGCTGTTGCAGGATTGATCCTGATCGTAGCAGCATCCTGTAATAAAATTATTGACACGCCTGATGTAACCAACCCGAATGGAGCCGAGCTTTCGACGGTATTGACCAATGCCTCCCGTACCCAGCTGCAGCAATTGGCCACCGGAACTTTTTCTGCCATGCGTACCGGTTACAATACCAATCCGGGAAATGGGACGAGCAGTTATGAGTCCTATTGCAAAGTAACAGGAACGCTGGGCCGGGAAGTATATGTGATCAATAGCTCAGAGACCAGGTGGGTTAATGAACTGGCCGGATTAAACGGAGCGCTCGATCCCGGGGCCTTCTACAATGGATATTATTTTTCCTTTAGCAACGCCCGGCAAACGGCCGCTATATTCCAGCTGTCTGCCTTAAATACTAACGCTATCAACAGCCAGGAGAAATCAGGCATACTGGGTTTTACCAATACAGTCATCGCCTTCGAGATGCTGCATATCCTGAATATGCAGGGAAAAAACGGTATCCGTGTGGATATGCGGGATTATCTCAACCCAGGTCCATTTGTGCCCTATGATTCGGGGCTTGCTGTCATCAGAGGACTGCTCGATACCGCCAGCGCACAACTCCAGGCGGCAGGCAGCGCCTTTATGTTCACCTGTCCTCCGGGATTTTCGGGGTTTGATCAGCCATCAACATTCCTGCAGTTTAACCGTGCGATCGCTGCGAGGGTTGCCCTTTATCAGCGGGATTGGCAGAAGGCTTTGTCTGCCCTGAATGCCAGCTATTTCGATATCAATGGGGCTTTGTCAACAGGACCGGTTTTTAACTGGGGGGTCGCGCCAGATCTTTTGAACCCATTGTATCAACCCTTGGGCAATGCGATTTCGGTAGTGGCCAACAATGCCTTTGTTGCCGAAGCAGAACCCGGAGATGCCCGGTTGAATAAAGTTGTCCAGCGATCTTCAGCACTCAATCTGGTAGGGATATCCGGAAATTATGATGTTAATCTCTACTCTACTAACTTAACTCCTGTATCCATTATCCGTAATGAAGAATTGATATTGATCTATGCAGAATGCATGATCCAACTGGGACAGAATTCCAATGCAGTTCAGGCGTTGAATATCATCCGGACAAAAGCCGGGCACCTGGGTAACTACGCCGGTCAGCAAACTAAGGATGCCCTGATCGATGAACTGCTGAAACAGCGTCGTTATTCCTTATTCTATGAAGGACATCGCTGGATCGATATGCGGCGGTATGGACGACTGACGCAATTGCCAATCGACCAGCCAGGTCAGACCATCTTCGATGCCATGCCAAGGCCCCTGGCCGAGTTGAATTGGGGAAAATAG
- a CDS encoding TetR/AcrR family transcriptional regulator, giving the protein MPLKNTGTEQHIKDTAKRLLFAEGKLHATTQEIADAAGVNRTALHYYFRSRDQLIAAIFQEAMQDLSQRLNECMTSDQSFKAKTENIIAVFLRHMIAFPYQETFLVTEINTLGKKLITNIESDPVKSYLKEAADEMDKGTIEKMNPVHFLMNLFSLLSYPLIMAPLYKKLFHVSGKDFKELIDERGKLIISLLFKKQ; this is encoded by the coding sequence ATGCCGCTAAAAAATACGGGTACAGAGCAACATATAAAAGACACTGCAAAACGCCTACTTTTCGCAGAAGGGAAACTCCATGCTACTACGCAGGAAATCGCAGATGCAGCTGGGGTTAACAGAACTGCACTACATTATTATTTCCGTTCGAGAGATCAGTTGATTGCTGCGATATTTCAAGAGGCTATGCAGGATTTGAGCCAACGCCTCAATGAATGCATGACTTCTGACCAGTCTTTTAAAGCTAAGACAGAAAATATTATTGCAGTTTTTCTCAGGCATATGATTGCTTTTCCCTATCAGGAAACATTTTTGGTTACTGAGATCAACACTTTAGGTAAGAAACTGATCACCAACATTGAATCGGACCCTGTAAAGTCTTATTTAAAAGAAGCAGCGGACGAAATGGACAAAGGAACGATTGAGAAGATGAATCCGGTTCATTTTCTCATGAACTTATTTTCTCTGTTGTCCTATCCATTAATCATGGCTCCTCTTTATAAAAAGTTGTTCCATGTATCTGGGAAAGATTTCAAGGAGTTGATAGACGAGCGCGGGAAACTTATTATCAGTTTACTATTTAAGAAACAATGA
- a CDS encoding ABC-F family ATP-binding cassette domain-containing protein, which translates to MGLIIRSLNYVHPDNEELFHDLNFILNDGEKAALVGINGAGKSTLLRIVSGKIELTSGEIIHSETPWYVPQHLGEFDTWSVAQALGADKKLDALHAILGGDTDERHFTQLDDDWDIENKVKMVLEKWELGNISENRLLGSLSGGQKTKVFLSAMDMNSPDLILLDEPSNHLDIKTRMKLYTMILQSKSTMLIVSHDRTLLNLMNKTLELSEKGIEVFGGNFDFYQQKKMEKVNALRARLNEQSKALKESGKKATDMADQRAQLESKGRSAGLSIPRIIAGGLKNKAERSTARMLNAHEEKIATLLHNIEEIKAQIEEYEILKIDIKAPEPNPGALLIDIAGINFKYSDKFLWNNLSFQIKSGERVQIEGGNGSGKTTLLKIITRELKPFEGSYNSAEFSYFYLDQNYSMIDPKLSVYEQIQEHNKRGLDEHELRELLVYSQFNPEAFDKKCSGLSGGERMKLSLSCLLVSNQAPDLLILDEPTNNLDIKSLEVLTLAVKNFSGTLLVISHDDYFINEIGIDYRISLT; encoded by the coding sequence GTGGGCTTAATTATAAGATCATTGAATTATGTTCATCCAGATAATGAGGAGCTATTCCATGACCTGAATTTTATTTTAAATGATGGAGAAAAGGCTGCATTGGTTGGAATAAATGGTGCCGGTAAATCAACGCTACTTCGCATCGTTTCAGGAAAAATTGAATTAACATCGGGAGAGATTATCCATTCGGAGACACCCTGGTATGTGCCACAACATTTGGGAGAGTTTGACACATGGTCTGTTGCTCAGGCATTAGGAGCTGATAAGAAACTGGATGCGCTTCATGCTATTTTAGGAGGAGATACTGATGAACGGCATTTTACACAGTTGGATGATGATTGGGATATCGAAAATAAAGTTAAGATGGTCCTTGAAAAATGGGAGCTGGGTAATATAAGTGAAAATCGGCTACTGGGAAGTCTAAGCGGCGGCCAGAAGACCAAAGTTTTTCTTTCAGCGATGGATATGAATAGCCCGGATCTTATTTTGTTGGACGAGCCCTCCAATCATCTGGACATCAAAACCAGAATGAAACTTTACACGATGATCCTTCAAAGCAAATCAACCATGCTTATAGTGAGTCATGACAGAACATTATTGAATCTCATGAACAAAACACTGGAACTTAGTGAAAAGGGAATTGAAGTATTTGGTGGAAATTTTGATTTTTATCAGCAGAAAAAAATGGAAAAAGTAAATGCATTGCGCGCCCGGTTGAACGAGCAATCCAAAGCATTGAAAGAGTCAGGGAAAAAAGCCACAGATATGGCTGACCAAAGGGCGCAGCTGGAATCCAAAGGCCGGTCGGCGGGATTGAGCATACCACGTATTATTGCTGGTGGTTTAAAAAACAAAGCCGAACGCAGTACTGCGAGGATGTTAAATGCACATGAAGAAAAGATAGCCACTCTTCTGCATAATATTGAAGAGATCAAAGCTCAAATCGAGGAATATGAAATTCTTAAAATCGACATCAAGGCTCCGGAACCCAATCCGGGAGCGCTGCTGATCGATATTGCAGGTATCAACTTTAAGTATAGTGATAAATTTTTATGGAATAATCTTAGCTTTCAGATTAAATCCGGAGAGCGGGTACAGATCGAAGGGGGGAACGGAAGTGGGAAGACCACATTGCTGAAAATTATTACACGGGAGCTGAAACCTTTTGAAGGCAGTTATAACAGTGCAGAATTTTCTTATTTTTATCTTGATCAGAACTACTCAATGATAGATCCGAAACTAAGTGTTTATGAACAAATACAAGAACATAATAAACGCGGGTTAGACGAACATGAATTAAGAGAATTATTGGTTTATTCCCAGTTTAACCCGGAAGCTTTTGATAAAAAATGCTCAGGATTAAGTGGTGGAGAGAGAATGAAATTATCGTTGAGTTGTTTGTTGGTAAGTAATCAGGCGCCGGATTTACTGATCCTTGATGAACCTACAAATAATCTTGATATTAAGAGTTTGGAGGTGCTGACTTTGGCAGTAAAAAATTTTTCGGGTACACTGTTAGTGATTTCGCATGATGATTATTTTATCAACGAAATCGGAATTGACTATAGAATAAGTTTAACTTAA
- a CDS encoding SDR family NAD(P)-dependent oxidoreductase — MNSLKDKVAVVFAASGEIAGAVARSFAQHGAKVYVTARNLDAATALVEEIVANGGRAEAGKVDALNETEIDTYLQMVVADNGKLDMVFNGIGSYYKDAGSGTSSTMATFEQFMNPLQRICGSQFLTSRVAAKYMIESGSAGTLLLLNASMAKTKTPNMAGFAAACAAIEGLTRVMAAEFGKHGIKAICICSGALMETRKIQEMISDFSAYAGIPREQMESQYTKFNILPSGPTLKQLGETAAFLVSENGAPFNSHIVDFDCGKINVL; from the coding sequence ATGAACAGTTTAAAAGACAAAGTAGCCGTAGTATTTGCGGCATCGGGAGAAATTGCAGGAGCGGTTGCCCGCTCATTCGCCCAACATGGGGCAAAAGTATATGTGACCGCCCGGAACCTGGATGCGGCAACAGCTTTGGTCGAAGAAATTGTAGCCAATGGCGGCCGCGCTGAAGCCGGTAAAGTGGATGCGCTGAACGAAACCGAGATCGACACCTACTTACAAATGGTAGTGGCTGACAACGGGAAACTGGATATGGTATTTAATGGCATTGGAAGCTACTATAAAGATGCAGGTAGTGGAACATCTAGTACCATGGCCACTTTCGAGCAATTTATGAACCCCTTGCAAAGAATCTGCGGGTCACAGTTCCTGACATCAAGAGTTGCTGCGAAATACATGATCGAATCCGGATCAGCCGGCACCCTCCTACTGCTCAACGCCTCCATGGCAAAGACCAAAACGCCCAATATGGCGGGATTTGCGGCCGCCTGCGCAGCCATAGAAGGATTGACCAGAGTAATGGCTGCTGAGTTTGGTAAACATGGCATCAAGGCTATCTGCATCTGCTCCGGCGCCTTGATGGAGACCAGAAAGATCCAGGAAATGATCAGCGACTTTTCCGCATACGCAGGCATCCCCCGGGAACAAATGGAATCCCAATACACCAAATTTAATATCCTGCCATCAGGGCCTACACTGAAACAACTCGGCGAAACAGCCGCCTTCCTCGTTTCCGAAAACGGAGCGCCTTTTAACAGCCATATTGTCGATTTTGATTGTGGGAAAATAAATGTATTATAG
- a CDS encoding RNA polymerase sigma factor yields MEREAILNKALTGDITSFQLLFAEFQNQLKSYLYRLVTDRNDVDDLTHDTFIKAFDKISTFNQQSSLKTWVFKIATNLAYDHLKKLKRWPADAQDQGASLAMGTEGIAQSFRIVHSTFNAGAYEMKEHIDFCFTCISKTLPIENQVALILKDIYDFPVKEICLILDKTEGVVKHLLNDSRETMTEIFDHRCALVNKNGICDQCSQLNGIFNPKQDQQEQRMKLDLVKGSKKFDRSELFDLRAQLVKAIDPLHSSGADLQDIIMRCTRTAIGEVSNFFDK; encoded by the coding sequence ATGGAAAGAGAAGCAATACTCAATAAAGCCCTGACCGGGGATATCACATCATTTCAACTGCTGTTTGCGGAATTCCAAAATCAGCTGAAATCATATCTCTATCGCCTGGTAACAGATCGTAATGATGTAGACGACCTGACGCATGATACCTTCATCAAGGCATTTGATAAAATATCCACCTTCAACCAGCAGTCTTCCCTCAAAACATGGGTATTTAAAATAGCTACCAACCTGGCTTATGATCATCTGAAGAAATTAAAACGATGGCCCGCGGACGCACAGGACCAGGGCGCCAGTTTAGCCATGGGCACTGAGGGGATCGCGCAATCGTTCAGGATTGTTCACAGCACCTTCAATGCCGGGGCCTATGAGATGAAAGAACATATCGATTTTTGTTTTACCTGCATCTCCAAAACCTTACCCATCGAAAACCAGGTAGCATTGATCCTGAAAGATATTTATGATTTCCCGGTGAAGGAAATATGCCTCATCCTCGATAAGACCGAAGGAGTTGTAAAACATCTGCTGAATGATTCAAGAGAAACAATGACTGAAATTTTTGATCACAGATGTGCCCTCGTAAACAAAAATGGTATCTGTGATCAGTGCAGTCAACTGAATGGCATCTTTAATCCCAAACAGGACCAGCAGGAACAACGCATGAAACTCGATCTGGTAAAAGGATCGAAGAAGTTTGACAGATCGGAACTTTTCGACTTAAGGGCCCAACTCGTTAAGGCGATTGACCCGCTTCACTCTTCAGGCGCTGATCTGCAGGACATTATTATGAGATGCACAAGAACTGCCATTGGAGAAGTAAGTAATTTTTTTGACAAGTAA
- a CDS encoding NmrA family NAD(P)-binding protein yields the protein MKVTVTGSLGNISRILIDKLVSNGHEVKVITSNAERVEEIEQLNAIPLVGSVEDYEFVKSAFEGSDAVYLMIPPNFRTADLKTYIKTVGEQYANALKATGVKYAVNLSSVGAHLKNGLGPTGSNFYVEEKLNELQDVNVLHLRPGMFLTNFYGAIPMIRHQHMLGNNFSGSVNLPLTHPKDIAAAAFSALNDLSFSGKQIQYIISDEKNGFEIAEILSNAVGKSGVNWIEFSDEQLLNALVQSGFSEQMAKVYMVEIGEALRDGSFMEDYNKNKSLSAGGTTLLDFSKEFAVAYQYSN from the coding sequence ATGAAAGTAACAGTAACGGGTTCTTTAGGAAATATCAGCCGCATTCTCATTGATAAGTTGGTATCAAACGGACACGAAGTAAAAGTAATAACTTCCAATGCCGAAAGAGTAGAAGAGATCGAACAATTAAATGCCATTCCGTTGGTAGGTTCGGTGGAAGACTACGAGTTCGTTAAAAGCGCTTTTGAAGGAAGTGATGCGGTTTATTTGATGATACCGCCTAATTTCCGGACCGCCGATTTAAAAACGTATATTAAAACTGTTGGTGAACAATATGCTAATGCGTTGAAGGCAACCGGTGTAAAATACGCTGTAAATCTGAGCAGCGTAGGTGCTCATCTTAAAAATGGTTTGGGTCCTACAGGTTCAAACTTTTATGTGGAAGAAAAGTTGAACGAATTGCAGGATGTGAATGTATTGCATTTGCGTCCGGGAATGTTCCTGACTAATTTTTACGGTGCCATACCAATGATCAGGCACCAGCATATGCTGGGAAACAATTTCAGCGGTTCAGTTAATTTGCCGCTTACACACCCTAAAGACATAGCAGCCGCCGCTTTCAGTGCGTTGAATGACTTGTCGTTTTCAGGTAAACAAATTCAATACATTATCAGTGATGAGAAGAACGGTTTTGAGATTGCCGAAATATTGAGTAATGCAGTTGGGAAATCAGGTGTTAATTGGATTGAGTTTTCTGATGAACAACTTTTAAATGCATTGGTACAAAGCGGATTTTCAGAACAAATGGCAAAAGTTTATATGGTTGAAATTGGCGAAGCCTTGCGGGATGGCAGTTTTATGGAAGATTACAACAAAAATAAATCTCTGTCTGCCGGCGGCACTACCTTGCTGGATTTTTCCAAAGAGTTTGCAGTGGCCTATCAATACAGTAATTAA
- a CDS encoding winged helix-turn-helix transcriptional regulator, whose protein sequence is MTAIKETSVIQENKNIAYANCPVTFVMERIGGYWKPIILFNLLTGTKRYSELKKSIPAITEKVLIQQLKQLEIDGLIIRKSKPVVPPYVTYQLSKKGRELRPVLYAMAEWAVINGGKQSKQFSKQIEDFPKA, encoded by the coding sequence ATGACAGCGATAAAGGAAACTTCGGTTATACAAGAGAACAAAAACATTGCGTATGCAAATTGTCCGGTAACGTTTGTAATGGAGAGGATTGGCGGATACTGGAAGCCGATTATTCTGTTCAACTTACTGACAGGAACAAAGCGGTACAGCGAACTTAAAAAGTCCATACCGGCCATCACTGAAAAAGTATTGATACAACAGTTGAAACAGCTGGAAATTGACGGACTTATCATCCGGAAATCAAAGCCTGTTGTTCCGCCTTATGTAACGTATCAACTTTCCAAAAAAGGCAGGGAACTAAGACCTGTATTATATGCAATGGCGGAATGGGCAGTAATTAATGGCGGCAAACAATCCAAACAATTTTCAAAACAAATAGAAGACTTCCCGAAAGCGTAA
- a CDS encoding RICIN domain-containing protein: protein MKKLFFNTALLLVGLICSTISVSAQIASALEPYFTSYTRFVTSNPRDKEVLMYQYNRIVKDSSSLKTRLTSTFPGKTFSNFNFLIVGGYGTNTPVRSIGDGQASDLDLNMLFKIDNGAQATISAFTFKTQVQSWLTGLFTNTANSHYYLTMKDPVIEIKADTTFPDGTRLDYHMDLGSFNQLNNPQNPNCHPAKLCSQMAWGTTSDNAIGGATWEETESPSFVGGFNGKFPEGTTTGDRVLSVCKMLKYWNKYANKDTSQDNVPPSITYLIGAYNWIPPSTTDYRLGILIAEVDSLRRNIFNNNCSSVAGAHLDVPFYTSMDPNVLRKMSPASLTKFCDSLKKLSDTLHYVATLPSTSLNRGLAALSNVLPDFNNLAPGIYNIYSWHSKKLIYPKNGGVADGDTIVQYSYSNDSIKKWEMGNIEAAQGKFYYVAKNLKSKKVMDVFGGSYLPGTAVIQYGFGNADNQKWELVFLGYVDADNKKLYQLVCKRSGLLLDVTGASYDDNAVVEQWGDNGGNNQKWYFVEVP, encoded by the coding sequence ATGAAAAAGCTCTTTTTTAACACAGCCCTATTGCTGGTTGGACTTATTTGTTCCACCATTTCTGTATCTGCTCAAATAGCCTCTGCGCTGGAACCCTATTTCACATCTTACACGAGATTTGTTACCAGCAATCCACGCGACAAAGAGGTTTTAATGTACCAGTATAATAGAATAGTAAAAGACAGCTCAAGCCTCAAAACCAGACTAACTTCCACTTTCCCCGGCAAAACATTTTCGAATTTCAACTTTCTCATAGTGGGTGGTTATGGCACTAATACTCCTGTCAGAAGTATTGGTGATGGCCAGGCATCAGATCTGGACCTTAATATGCTTTTTAAGATAGACAACGGCGCGCAGGCTACTATTTCGGCCTTTACATTTAAAACGCAGGTCCAAAGCTGGTTAACAGGTCTTTTCACCAATACCGCCAATTCCCACTACTATCTTACAATGAAAGATCCTGTTATAGAAATCAAGGCTGATACTACTTTCCCTGATGGTACCCGGCTGGATTACCACATGGATTTAGGATCTTTTAACCAGTTGAATAATCCTCAAAACCCGAATTGCCATCCAGCTAAATTGTGTTCCCAGATGGCGTGGGGGACAACAAGTGATAACGCGATAGGCGGGGCCACCTGGGAGGAGACAGAGTCACCAAGTTTCGTTGGGGGTTTTAACGGGAAATTTCCGGAAGGAACTACGACCGGTGACAGAGTACTGAGTGTTTGTAAGATGCTGAAGTACTGGAATAAATACGCGAATAAGGATACTAGTCAGGATAATGTTCCGCCGTCTATTACTTACCTGATAGGCGCTTATAACTGGATTCCTCCGTCAACGACCGATTACCGGCTGGGCATACTGATAGCTGAAGTAGATAGTTTGCGTAGAAATATATTTAATAACAACTGTTCCTCTGTAGCAGGCGCTCACCTGGATGTACCATTTTATACATCTATGGACCCCAATGTACTGAGAAAAATGAGCCCGGCTTCACTGACAAAATTTTGTGATTCCCTGAAAAAATTATCTGATACCTTACATTATGTTGCAACGTTGCCCAGTACGAGTTTGAACAGAGGACTGGCGGCATTAAGTAATGTATTGCCGGATTTCAATAATCTGGCTCCGGGCATTTACAACATTTATTCCTGGCACAGTAAGAAGCTCATTTATCCCAAGAACGGAGGTGTGGCCGATGGCGATACGATTGTACAATATAGCTACAGCAACGATTCCATTAAAAAATGGGAAATGGGCAATATTGAGGCAGCTCAGGGAAAATTCTATTATGTTGCTAAAAATCTGAAGAGTAAAAAAGTAATGGATGTTTTCGGTGGATCATATCTGCCGGGAACAGCGGTTATACAGTACGGCTTTGGTAATGCTGATAACCAAAAATGGGAACTGGTGTTTTTAGGATATGTAGATGCTGATAACAAAAAGTTGTATCAACTGGTGTGTAAGAGAAGTGGCTTGTTGCTGGATGTTACAGGCGCTTCATATGATGATAATGCGGTAGTGGAACAATGGGGTGATAATGGTGGTAATAATCAGAAATGGTATTTTGTAGAAGTGCCATGA
- a CDS encoding serine hydrolase domain-containing protein: protein MRTIIPILLAVICFSCHKTNEDPLPETPDQETGTFEEANIDKEKILKLENEINSGKYNIHSLIILRKNKLIYEHYFAGEDAVFPNPVGKVPHTRDSLHDCRSVTKSIVSACVGIALKQGKIKSIDDKIFDYFPGYKQYATGDKADITIRHLLTMSSGLDWNERISYADPANSERQMLEAQDPTGFVLQCKSAAKPGTVFNYSGGNTHLLGQIVERSTGMTIREFASRYLFQPLGIEKFFWTTRADGITWMPSGLRMRPIDMAKVGRLYMQQGQWEGQQLLPASWIAQSTRWIVNSSEDGVGYGFQFWCSRPQIAGQQVDMAQAAGNGGQIISMIPSLDLEVVMTAGYYNDETDIIGKVLVEEVLSAVKK, encoded by the coding sequence ATGAGAACCATTATTCCCATTCTACTGGCTGTCATATGTTTTTCCTGTCACAAAACAAATGAAGATCCACTTCCGGAAACACCAGACCAGGAAACAGGCACCTTTGAAGAAGCCAACATAGACAAAGAAAAAATCCTCAAACTGGAAAACGAGATTAACAGTGGTAAGTACAACATTCACAGTCTTATCATTCTCCGAAAAAACAAACTCATATATGAACACTATTTCGCCGGAGAGGATGCTGTTTTTCCCAATCCGGTAGGCAAAGTACCCCATACGAGGGATAGTCTGCATGATTGCAGGAGCGTTACCAAAAGCATCGTATCTGCCTGTGTGGGCATTGCGCTGAAGCAAGGGAAGATCAAAAGCATAGATGACAAGATATTCGATTATTTCCCTGGCTACAAACAATACGCTACAGGTGATAAAGCCGATATCACCATCCGTCATCTGCTGACGATGAGCTCCGGGCTTGACTGGAATGAGCGTATATCTTATGCAGACCCTGCCAACAGCGAGCGACAAATGCTGGAGGCACAAGATCCTACCGGTTTTGTATTACAATGTAAAAGCGCTGCTAAACCCGGCACTGTTTTTAACTATAGCGGCGGTAATACCCATCTGCTCGGACAGATAGTAGAAAGAAGTACGGGCATGACTATACGGGAATTTGCCAGCCGTTATCTTTTCCAACCGCTGGGGATAGAGAAGTTCTTCTGGACTACACGTGCGGATGGTATTACGTGGATGCCTTCCGGTCTTCGTATGCGCCCGATTGATATGGCTAAAGTAGGCCGGCTGTATATGCAGCAGGGACAATGGGAGGGGCAGCAGCTGCTTCCTGCATCCTGGATTGCGCAGTCTACCCGCTGGATTGTCAACAGCAGCGAAGATGGTGTAGGCTACGGTTTTCAATTCTGGTGCTCGCGGCCGCAGATAGCCGGGCAACAGGTAGATATGGCACAAGCTGCAGGCAACGGTGGTCAGATAATTTCAATGATACCTTCTCTCGATCTGGAAGTAGTGATGACTGCCGGATATTATAATGATGAAACAGATATCATTGGTAAAGTGCTGGTAGAAGAAGTGCTGAGCGCAGTGAAGAAATAA
- a CDS encoding AraC family transcriptional regulator: protein MNGNSSSNLHCVYNTLHFIEKNYDQPISIKQLEEVSHYSYRNIQRIFKYTCGETIGAYQKRLRVENAYKLMLYTKENITSIALKVGFANLASFSKAFKQQFNCSPKEAKSNKTLLFSEADITPVESDIILQPEIIYLPSVQVYYESAFIPYENNEIELLWERFMQYDFGGTGTTYFGVIADEPLIREKLDCRYDACSSIQAKHKTLPSKMILGGRYARFIHTGTYETIEETYKNIYSGWILESELEFGHTPIIERYIKHPDNTDTEEEQLTDILLPVK from the coding sequence ATGAATGGGAACAGCTCCTCCAATCTGCATTGTGTTTATAACACACTCCACTTTATTGAAAAAAACTATGACCAGCCCATTTCAATAAAGCAACTGGAAGAGGTGTCACATTACTCCTACCGGAATATTCAACGGATTTTTAAATATACCTGCGGAGAAACCATTGGCGCGTATCAGAAAAGACTCAGGGTAGAGAACGCATATAAATTAATGTTATACACGAAAGAAAACATCACTTCCATTGCGCTCAAAGTCGGATTCGCCAACCTGGCTTCGTTCTCCAAAGCTTTTAAACAACAATTCAACTGCTCCCCCAAAGAAGCGAAGTCCAACAAAACACTGTTATTCAGCGAAGCTGATATTACGCCGGTTGAATCCGATATAATATTACAGCCTGAGATCATTTACCTGCCATCTGTTCAGGTATATTATGAAAGCGCATTCATCCCATATGAAAACAATGAAATTGAATTGTTATGGGAGCGGTTCATGCAGTATGACTTTGGGGGTACCGGTACAACTTACTTTGGAGTGATAGCCGATGAGCCGCTAATCAGAGAGAAACTGGATTGCAGGTATGATGCCTGCTCTTCCATACAGGCAAAACATAAAACCCTCCCTTCCAAAATGATACTGGGCGGCCGGTACGCACGGTTTATTCACACAGGGACTTATGAAACAATAGAAGAAACATATAAAAATATTTATTCAGGCTGGATACTGGAATCAGAACTGGAGTTTGGCCATACACCTATTATTGAGAGATATATCAAACATCCGGATAATACCGACACGGAAGAAGAACAACTGACAGATATACTATTACCGGTTAAATGA